A part of Streptomyces sp. NBC_01451 genomic DNA contains:
- a CDS encoding sigma-70 family RNA polymerase sigma factor: protein MTAGTTITHGTTTAEHELAALQREHGRPLFALLLRLCDGDRQRAEDLAQETLVRAWQHPEALRADDFDSVRPWLLTVGRRLAIDARRARQARPAEVGDAVLENARVCADHAERSAATLDVREAVKTLTPEHREVLVLVYFQGASVAEAAAALGIPPGTVKSRAYYALRALRRVLPGYAADLR from the coding sequence ATGACGGCCGGAACCACCATCACCCACGGGACGACGACCGCCGAGCACGAGCTGGCCGCGCTTCAGCGCGAGCACGGCCGACCGCTCTTCGCCCTGCTGCTGCGCCTGTGCGACGGCGACCGGCAGCGCGCCGAGGATCTGGCGCAGGAGACCCTCGTACGCGCCTGGCAGCACCCCGAGGCGCTGCGCGCCGACGACTTCGACTCCGTACGGCCGTGGCTGCTGACCGTCGGACGGCGGCTCGCCATCGACGCGCGCCGGGCCCGTCAGGCGCGGCCCGCCGAGGTCGGGGACGCGGTCCTGGAGAACGCGCGGGTGTGCGCCGATCACGCGGAACGGTCCGCGGCGACACTCGATGTGCGGGAGGCTGTGAAGACACTCACTCCCGAGCACCGTGAAGTCCTGGTGCTGGTGTATTTCCAGGGGGCGAGTGTGGCGGAGGCCGCCGCGGCACTGGGTATCCCGCCCGGTACGGTGAAATCTCGCGCGTACTACGCGCTGCGCGCCCTGCGCCGGGTCCTTCCGGGTTATGCGGCCGACCTGCGGTGA